Part of the Prevotella communis genome is shown below.
GATCAGAACTGCTTGTAGAATAGGAGCTGCTGCGATTAAATGAATCGCCTGTTGGCAGGAAAGTCTGACCATTAGTCTTTACCTCCAAATCACTTCCTGTATGGCAGTAGTTATTACTAGTGCTAATAAAATTGAGTATATTATCGTCAAAGCACCTATATGCCTGCAAGCCAAACTCTTTTTTGGCTATACGACCATCAAGATTACTTTGAGGAGAAGTTTCCTCCCCACCAAGGGCTGCACGCTGATCCAAGTTGATATTATTGATGTCGGAATAGAGATGAACCATATCTCTTTCGGAGAATCTTTGTCCAATTGCCTTCAGTTTGTATCTATCTTCAGAGCCGAGGCCACCTTCCAAGTTTCCTAAGTATCCTGTGGAATATTCCTTTTTCAATCGCACGTCCATCACATAGGACCTATCCCCCATATCACGCCCCATAATTCTTGAAGCTGCACCGTCTTTATTATACACCTTTATCTTATTAACCGTGTAAGCAGGCAGATTGTCCAATGCTACTCTTGGGTTGCCGGCAAAGAAACCATTACCATTTACAAGCAGACTTTCAATCTTCTTACCATTCACAAATATCTCGCCATCCTTTGTGAGCTTGGCTCCCGGGAGTTTCGACACAAGCGCATCGAGCATACTACCCTCAGGAAGGTTAAACGCATCCGCATTATATACGATGGTATCTCCCCTCATCACCATCTTTATTTTCGTGGAAGTTACAGTAACCTCTCTTAGCTGGTATATCTTGTCCATCCTGATACAATTCACAGCCACAAAGAATTCGCGCTGGCTTCTGAGTTCGCAATTCATATAAGATGTTTCGTATCCTTTTCGCTCTGCCTTAATAATATACTTACCAGTCTTAGATATCTCAAACATATAAGAACCTTCTTCATCACTCATACAAGTGCTAAGCATAGTACTATCGTTGGCCATTAACGTAACCAAGACGCTGTCTAATCCTTTGTTAGTGAAATTATCTACTATACTACCCTGAACGTTATGATTATAATCCGTACCAAACATGCTGATGGAATAGGTAATGGCTATCAACATGAAAAACAACTTGAAAGGTCTGAACTTGTCCATATTTGTAAACTGCAATAATTGATTATTATCTTATTGTGGAGTTTATAAAAACATTGCATGCCCAAATAGCCATGCAGAATAATATGATTAGGAGGTGATTAATTCGTTGCATGCTGCAAAGATAGGTAAAATCTTTTTATCATGCAAATAATACTGAGACTTTTTCTGACCCCCAACACTCCCACCTCACCGCATTCCGGCCACCTTGATCAGAATTGCTTTGTAACAGATTACAGCGACTTTGAGACCGGAACTCTATGAGTTAGTGGTAGTAACTCTATGGTTTCCGGTTGCTAAGTCATAGGTTTGCGACTCCTTAGTCCCTGACATAGGATGCCTTAACCTATGGTTTCTGACTGGACATGAGATTTCGTGCAAAAAAGGCAAATAAGTTTTCTTGACAAACCACTTTGACCTCATTTTCTTGCTAATAGGACTATATTGCACAAAAATGACCCTAAAATTTTCACTTAACTCATTTCATGATTTGAGTTAACTCATTTCATGATTTGAGCTAATTCAAATCATGAAATGAATTAGCTCAAAAATATTATTGATTTAGCAAGAAATCCCGACGCAATTTAAGTAGTAAAAAGAAATTACAATCTCCATTTCAGAGTATCTTGACGAGCAACTCGTCGTTTCTCTATCAGCAAAACGACGTTTCTCGACAAGAAAAACGTTTTTACCCCCAACCCTCACTCCAAACGCAGGAAACGCCCTGTGGCAAAGGCTTTGAGGCCAGTGTAGGGTGTTCTCAACCCTACACTCACCCTCACCATATCCTACACTGACCCTACACTCAGAATCTTTTGCCAAAGAACCTTTAGTCTGCCTGCGGCGCTACATAAATAATCATAAATGGACAAAAATTATTTCATGAATCAATATTTATGAGTCATTTATGGATTTTCATGGTCATTCGTGTAGCGTCGTAGACAAAAGAAAAGCACATGAAATTCATGTATAACTGTCCGTACGCAGGGGACGTACTCAGAGTACGTGGACGACGTAATCGGAGTACGTCAACGACGTATTTTTCCAAGAGGTGTGAGTGAGGGGGCAGTGTAGGGTGAGTGTAGGATTAGTGTAGGATGACGAACATCCTCAACACCCCTTAATCCCTTTGTACATCGGCATTTCAGACGGTTCGTGGTGAGGGTGATAGAAAAAACAAATTAAGACATCGTAAGTCATAGGTTTATGATGTTTTTTCATAATTTTAACATCCTTCAGCGACATATTTGCACGATTTCTCCGTATATATAATAAACAAGGTAATAACTAAATAGGAAACCAATGATTAAAAACGCCCTAACCACCCTCCTGCTTGCCCTCATTGCCCTGACGGGGCAGGCTCAGGCTATTCCACAAGATTGGTTTAAGGCCGACACCATTACAATCAAAGGTAGCATTGAAGGATACGATGCAGAGAAGTTTGGCTTTACAACGATGCAGTGCAACTATGAAGACGTATTCGAGAAAGGTCAGGCGACAGTAATTCTCGACATAGCACCTGACGGGACGTTTGAGAAAAGCTTTGTGGCAAATTACCCGTCAATGAACCGTTTTTATACGAGCAAATCAAAAGTGGAATTCTTTGAAATTCCGTTCTTCGTCCGCCCTGGTGAAACCATCGACATCTCTGTGCGTCTCAATGAACAAGGAAAATACGAATGTTTCTACAAAAATGGCAGCAGCAAGAAAGTGGAACGCTGGCTGAAGTCTAGAAAGATGATGAACGGCCAATGTAGGTCGTTGTCTTCATTCAAAGGAAGATTCATCGATGTGCAGACTGTGGCTGATAGTGTTTGGCAGAACCTGATGCAATGCGTATCGTCGGTTAGTCAGCAGTTCCACTATACACCATTTGAAGTGCAGTTAGCCCAAGCCGAAGCACAGGTACAGTTTTTATCTGCCATGATGACTTGTGCCGATAATCATGACATGCGTTCCTACAAAGAAGAGGATGGAATATACATGCCTGAGATAGTTGACAGTGCTGAATGGCTGGCAATAAGAGAAGGTAGAAACTATGCAGCTCTGCGTCATATTGACTTTGACAATCCCCTGTTACTATCTTGCGAAGATTTCCCACGAACATTGAACCATACAGAGTATTCGCCTATGATACATACACAATTGTTTGGCCCCATCAAGAATGAGAAAGGCGAATATGAAAGACCAGAACTCCTATCGACCAACAAGAAAGTATTTGAGAATGTCTGCCAAAACTTTCGCGATATGCTCAATACAGACGACAGAAACAGCCTAATGATTCAACTCTGCAATTATAAACATATGCAGGGACTATTTCCCTCATGGATACAATTTGATGAGACAAAGAAAGACACAACATTGCGAGAATCCTTCCGACAGGAGTTGGCTACAAATTGCGCAAGTCCAGAAAACATGTTTCCAATATATCTCTCCACATTTTCTCACCCTTTTATCCGACAGAAAGCGGAGGAGTTCTATGCTTCCAGAATGATGCAGGAAGGATTAACCAGCACATTGCCTCTTGATAATTCTGTGGCAGACATCATTAGAAAGGTCTCTGCTCGTTATCCAGGACGCATCCTGTTTGTTGATTTCTGGGCGATGTGGTGCGGTAATTGTAAATTCGCTATAAATAAAAGCAAGCAACTTCGTGCTGAGATGGCCAAACGCAACGATGTGAAACTCATCTTCATTGCTAACGAAGAGAATCCGGAAAATGAAGCCTACAAGCGATATGTGAACGAGTGGCTCGCTGACGAAGAAATCATCTGCGTTAACAACATAGAATTTCGCCGTTTACAGGAACTCTTCTACTTCAACAGCATTCCACACTACGAAGTTTTCACTCCCGATTGTCGCCGTGTACACGATGACCTCATTAGTCAAGGTTATAGTAGCCTTGAACACCTATTGAAACGATTAAAAGAAAAACTCAAATAACAGTTATATATGAAATCATTCATCATCACCATCCTGCTGACCCTCGTCTCAATGACGGGACATGGAGAAATAAAATGCCATGTCGTCGGGACTGTTGCTGACGGTGTGAAGCGCCAGACATTCTACGTTGCACAACAAGGCACGGCAGACGATGATGATGCAAAATGGACGGAGATAAAAGTTAAGGACGGGCATTTCGCCCTCGATATAGAAGCCGAAACGACTGAGATGTACGAAATCATAGAGGATCATAAGGAGGGTGGACATTTCGCACTTTTCCTTGTAGAGAACGATACTGTGCGCATCACTATCACCCCCGATGATGAAGGTGCACGTCTGGATGTTGTCGCAGGAGGTCCAGAGCAAGAGAAGTGGTTGGAGATGCAGCGTATGTCCAAAGGCCTTTTCGGACAGGAGGCTGAGATGATAGAGAGCAAGCTCGACTCCTTGGAAGACAACGATCTGCTGGATACGCCCGAGGGGCGTAAATTAGTGCAGGCACATGACTCACTCAAGGCACGGATTGACGCATGGATGAAAGCCTACAAGGCCGACCATCCAATGCTTTATGGATTGCTCTACTTAGAGGTTGGAATGCTCTATGCATACGATGATATAAACGAGGCTCGGCCTTATCTTGATGAATACCATCAGCTATATGAGCACCTCTTTCCAAAGCATCCCGCTCATCGCCGCATCGCCCTAAAGGAACTAGGACTCCAGCTGCAACCAGGACAGCCATACTTCAACGATTATGAGGCTGCAACAGCCGACGGGGAGAAAGTCAGCGTCGGCACTCTCTATCGTGGACGGGTAACCCTCATCATCATGTGGGCATCATGGTGTAACTCGTGTCGCGGCCATGCCAAGTTGCTCATCCCCCTCTATGAAAAATACCATGATGCAGGACTTAACGTCGTAGCTATTGCCCGCGAATGGAATATGAAATCCTTCCGTCTGGCTATGAAGCGCGACAAGTACCCATGGCCCAGCCTCGTGGACTATCAAGACTGCTTTGGCGTCTGGGAAAAGCATGCCAAGAAGAACGGCTCTGGTAAATTTCTGCTTATCGACCGCGATGGTACCATTCTATCCACCTCTTTCGATGCTCAGGAGTTGGAACCGATTATCAAGAAAGCACTAAACATTGAATAAAGCATGAACAAGCAAACCATTATCACCCTCCTGCTTGCCCCCGACGGCACCATCCTTGCCCGCGGCCTGCATGGAGAGGACATAGAAAAGAAACTGACTGAAGTGTTCAGCAACAAGAAAAAGGAATAAATATTTGGTAGTTTGGGCAAAATTTAGTATCTTTGCAACTGATAATATTTAATTAGTTTCTAAAAGAATAATGATTGATACAGATAATATATTATCAGTTCTCGACAACTATACGTTAGAATCTGCTGATGACATCGCGCTAAAGTTGGCAGAGGATTTTCGTCATAGGCGGATAGAGAAGAGTCTGACGAGAGAAGAACTTGCAAAGAAAGCAGAAATCGCTGTTAGCAACCTGGTAAGGTTTGAACAAAAAGGACTGATTTCGCTAAAGAATCTGATTGCGCTGGCTATGGCCTTAGGCTATACTTCGGAAATCAAGAATCTGTTTGCAACTCCCAAATACACCACCATGGAAGAACTGACGCAGATTCGCAAGAACACCAACAAGAAGAAAGCATATAAGAAGCAATGAAAAGTATAGATCGTCTGACTGTAAAATATCACAATGGGGTCGTTGGCATATTATCGCTGACACCCGATGATAAATTCTGTGCTTTCGAATACGACAAAAGCTGGTTGGCTGATGGTTTCAGCATCTCGCCACTCGAACTACCCCTACATCAAGGACTATTCATCGCCAAGCCACAGCCTTTCTATGGCAACTTCGGCATTTTCGAGGATAGTCTGCCTGATGGTTATGGGCGCTATCTGCTCCACAAAGCTTTAATGCGTGAGGGCATCAACGACACTAACCTTTCCTCACTTGACAGGCTAAGCCTCGTAGGAAATGGTGGCATGGGGGCGCTCACCTATCATCCTGAAACGCATATTCAATTAAGCAACGGTGCGACAGATTTGGACATGCTGCAACAGAAGGCTCTTGAAGTCCTGAAAGAACAGCAAGACACTGACGCAGGATTACTACTTTATAATAGCGGTAATAGTGGAGGCGCACGGCCCAAAGCCATCTTCCATGATGAAGAAGGACATTGGCTGGTAAAATTCCGCCACACCTACGACCCCAAGGATATAGGCCAGCAGGAATTCCATTATAACGAGGTAGCAAAACATTGTGGCATCAAAGTTCCAGATTTCAAACTGATGAACGGACGCTATTTCGCTTCACGTCGCTTTGATATCAACGAAGACGGACAGCGTATTCATACTGCAACTGCAGGGGCATTACTCTGTTTGTCGCTGGCCAATCCTGTTCTTGACTATAGCAACCTCCTGGCATTAACTGGCTATTTAACCCAAAGCAGCAAGGAAGTTGAGGAGATGTTCCGTCGTATGGTGTTCAACTATCTGACTGAGAATAAAGACGACCACTGCAAGAACTTTAGTTTCTTAGTCATCCAGGAACCTACAGGTCGTTATGTCTGGCATCTTGCTCCAGCCTATGACCTGACGCTCTGCACAGAAGGTTATAACGGTGAACACGCTACATCAGTCAACGGAACAGGCGATCCCACCTTAGCAGATATGATTGCCGTAGGAACAAAGATTAAGATGAGAGAAGAGCGATGCCGAGAAATCTTCGAAGAAGTAGAAGCTGGCTGTGGTGACCTTTTGCTTCATCGCATAAAGAAATAACATGGGACAGATTTGACTCCACCCTTCTGGCAGAAAATCAAATCTGTCCCAATAATGATTATTCGTATTGTCTTTACCAGTCTTCGTCCTCGTTGCCCACGATACCATTCTTGATGGCTTCTTCCACCTTATCCATGATAGCGTTGGAATAGGCGTGGGTCATCACGAGAGCCTTTGAGCAGGTACGCTTCTTATTATCTTTCTCCACAAAAGGATAATGCTTGGCAATCTCCCACTGCTCGTCATAGAGACGGCGATCGGTATTATCGCCCTTCAGGCGCTTGCCATCACCATAGACATTCTGACGGTCTGTACGGTTGGAACTGTTGTCAAGAATGCCACCAATCCAGCCAGCAGCCTCAGCCTTGAGGATGTCATAGTTTTGTACGGTATAAGTGACACGCACACGTCCTTCCTTGATATCAATCTTGATAACGGGCGTGATGCTCACCACATAACGGTTGAGGGTACCTGTATGATCAGCGATACCATCGATAGAAGAAGAGATGATGATGCAGCCTGCATCCTTATCATTGAGCGTGATAGCCTGCTTGTCCTTAAAAGTTGCCGTAGCCCAGTAGTTCAGCGCCACATAAAGCTGTGACTTCGTCTTACCAGGAGCCTCGATAACCTGCTGATAAGACAGCGACTCGTTCTTATCCAGCGTCAGTTCCTTGGCCAGGTTAGCAGCAGCATCGAGCCACTTATCACCATATTTCTCTTTAGCATATTTCTCCAAATCGGCTGCTTTCATCACTTGTGCCTGAGCACTCATAGCACCACAAGCAAGGATAGCGGTCAGCATCCAACAAAAAATCTTCTTCATATTCATCAGGTTTTTTATATAATTTTCAAACTTTCACCTTTCAACTCCTTGCACCTGCTGCATGACACGCAGGAAGTTGCCTCCCCATATCTTCTGGATATCGGCATCACTATAACGACGAGCCAGCAGCTGGCGGGTGAAGTTGGTCAGCTCACTACTGTTTGCCAACCCACAGATACCACCATCGCCATCAAAATCGGTACCCAGTCCTACGTGGTCGATACCCATCACCTGAATAGCATGATCCAAATGTTGCATAGCATCCAAGATGGTAGCCTCGCCCTCTTTCTTCAGAAACCCATGATAAAGCGTTATCTGGCACACGCCACCCTTGGCGGCAAGGGCACGCATCTGGTCGTCGGTCAGGTTGCGCGGATGGTCACACAGGGCACGAGCCGAACTATGACTGCATACGATAGGCGTCCTTGACAGTTCCAAGGCATCATAGAAACTCTTCTCGTGGGCATGACTCAGATCGACCATAATACCCAGTCGGTTCATCTCGCGGATAACCTCCTGCCCAAAGGCACTCACGCCACCATGGGTCTCAGAGCCACGGGCAGAGTCGCAGATGTCATTATCGCCATTATGACAAAGGGTGATATAGACGATGCCACGGTCCTTGAAATGCTGAATATTGTGGATGTCACCATCAAGTGCCAAACCGTTCTCGATACCCATCATGATACTCTTGCGTCCGGCATGCTTATTATCCCACAACTGCTGAGGCGTACGGGCAAGCGCCAGATAATCGGCATTCTGTGCCACGATTTGTTCAATCTTATCAAAGATATCGTCAGCAAAAGCACGTTTCTCGCCTTTAACGCCCTGCCATTGGTCACTCTGCTGAGGCAGATAAGCCACCATGATCGTGGCATCCTGGCGTCCCTCGGTCATCTTATGCAAGTCAACAAGGATACGTGGGTCGCGAGCGGCGAAGTTCACATCCTGAGGGAAGAACATCGGCGTGTCGCAATGGGTGTCGAGCGTCAAGGTGTGATGATGCACACGCTTCACCTCCTTGAACTTCCGTGCCTCGTCCACCAGCCACTGAAAGACAGGCAGTCCGTCGGCACCCATACACTCCGGATGCCACTGCACACCCAGGATAGGCTTGAACTCGGTACTCTCAATAGCCTCTATCACCCCATCGGCAGCACGACCGACAACACGGAAACGAGGTCCGGCATCGCTCACCGCCTGATGATGGAAGGAGTTGACATAGAGAGGGAAAAGTGAAGAGTGAAGAGTGAAAGACTTGCTACCGCTGTATATTTTATACAAGGTAGAATCTTTTTCAATGGAGACAGAATGCGTAGGTTCTGAGCGATCAGCATCCTGTGAATGTTTCACGGTAGTCAACTTGATATCCTGCTCCACCTTGCCGCCCAAAGCCACAGCCAAGGTCTGGATGCCACGACAGATGCCAAGGATAGGCAACTGACGGTTATAGGCCATTCGGGCAATGAGCAGTTCGGGCAGGTCGCGCTCACTATTGATGCCTCCCAGGCCCGGCACAGGTTCCTCACCACAATAGAGGGGGTTGATATCGGCTCCGCCACTGAGCATCAGGGCATCAATACGGTCGAGCGTGTCGGCCAGCACTGTCTTGTCAGCCACAGGCGGAATAATCATAGGCACACCACCAGCAGCCACTATCTGTTTATAGTATCCCTCACCCAGTTTACAGGTCAGCTCACCATAGTTGCCTGTAATACCAATAACCGGCCGACGCTGCGCGACAGGGAATTCCTGATGAGCCTCGGCCAGTATAGCATTCAAATCAAAATGCCTCATTTACAATTCTATTTCTTCGAAATGAACAGGTATTTCACGTTTGATGCTCTGTTCGAGCGAGATCAGCGTCTCTGTAGCCACCACGCCGGGAATTTCCTGCAGCTGGCCATTGATGAGGTCCATCAACTGCTCATTGTCGCGCGCATAGAGTTTCACCATCATGGTATAAGGACCAGTGGTGAAATGGCACTCCACAACCTCAGGGACGAGTTCCAGACGCTTCACCACATCCTTGTACATAGAACCACGCTCCAGGGTGATACCTACATAGGTACAAGTGCGATAGCCCAAAGACTTGGGGTTAACGTCAAAGCCGCTGCCCGTGATAACATTATTATCAACAAGGCGCTGCACACGCTGATGAATAGCAGCACGCGACACACCGCAGTCGGCGGCAACATCCTTAAAAGGAATACGTGCGTTCTGTGACAAGATGCTCAGAATTTTCTTGTCTAGGTTATCAATTTTCTCCATTTAAAAAGTGTACTTTTGCAATCTGATAGCAAAAGTACACTTTTTTATTTAATCATGCAACTTTTTTCGGAAAAATTGATGATTTATTTATCAATACCTACCAATTCTACGTCAAAAATTAAGGTAGAATAAGGAGGAATCTGTCCTGCAGCACGCTCGCCGTAACCCAGTTCCTGAGGGATAAAGAGCTGCCACTTAGAGCCAACAGGCATCATGGTGAGCGCCTCTGTCCATCCCTTGATAACCTGGTCGGGACGGAAGGTAGCGGGTTCGTTGCCATGCTTAGAAGAAGCATCAAATACGGTGCCGTCGATCAGTCGGCCCTCATAGTGCACCTTCACCTTGTCGGTCTTCTGAGGCACGATGCCATCGCCCTGCTTCAAGACCTTATACTGCAAACCGCTGGGCAGACAAATCACACCTTCCTTCTTGGCATTCTCGGCCAGGAAAGCACGACCTTTCTCTGTCAGGGCAGCAATCTTGGCCTGACGGTTAGCCTCGGTCTTCTGACTAGACACGGTATGAGCCTTTGCGGTAGTCATCACCGTGGTATCACCCAGCAAAGCATCAGCAAAGCCACGGAAGAAGAGTTGCTCGTTGATGGAATCGGGAGCACCATCGGCCTCCTGCTTCAAACCAGAGAGCATACGTCCGCTCACCTGCTCGGCAATCGTCACACCAGCCATACGCGCCTTCTGACGGGGATCCTTCAGTGCCTTGACAGCCTCTTCGAAACCAGCCACGAAATCAGTCATGTAAGCGGTGTCAACACCCAGCTGAGACTGCAGATAGCCTACCAGGCCCTCGGTAACAGACATACCAACGGTATAGCTCAGCGAGTCACTGCTTGAGAGCAGCTTCACGGGAGCCTTCACCACCTCGGTCTTGTCGGCCTTCTTATCCTTCTTCTTTTTAGCATCCACGGTGCTAAAAGAAGCACTCACCACGAGGGCGAGTGCTATAGTCAGTATCTTCTTCATATCAGAATTACTTCACTTCAACAAGTTCTACCTTGAAAATCAGGGCAGAGAAAGGAGGAATCTGACCAGACTGGTTGGCACCGTAGCCCAACTCCTGAGGAATGTAGATCTCCCACTCTGAACCAGCAGGCATAGCCTTCAGAGCCTCCTGCCAACCCTTGATAACACGGCCAACCATGAACTCGGCGGGCTGGTCACCATGACGGTTAGAAGCGTCGAACACAGTACCGTCAACCAGACGCCCCTCGTAGTTAACCACTACGGTAGAGGTATCAGCAGGCATAGCACCGTTGCCTTCCTTAATCACCTTGTACTGAACACCGCAAGGCAGGGTCTTCACACCTTCCTTCTTGGCATTCTGAGCCAGGAACTTCTCACCGGCAGTCTTGTTGGCACCAAACTGCTTCTCCTGAGCCTTGGCCTTGATAGCCTCGAACAGAACATTGGCAACTGAGTCAGCCTCCTGAACAGTCATCTTGCCGTCGCCCTTTACACCATTGACGAAACCTGCAAGGATATTGCGGAGAGATACGGTCTGAGTAGAATCCTCACCGAAGAGCTGATAGTTCAGACCCTTCACCATGTTGTTGGAAATCTGCTGACCAATCTCGATACCAGCGAAATAAGCAGCCTTCTTAGGATCATCAGCGGCATTGGCACCGTCGTTAACACCCTGCAGGAACTCTGCGATGTAGGTGGTGTCAACGCCCTTGGCACGTGACAGATAATCCATGAGACCCTGACTCTGACTCATACCGACAGCATAGCTCAGGGTATCAACATCAGTTTTCAAACTTGCCTTAGGCGAGTTTCCGTTGCATGACATCATGCCAGCAACAGCAATGGCTGCAACAGCCATAGAAAAAATCTTTTTCATTTTTGTTTTAAATTTTTATTGTGTTATTTGTCGATATACCAATTACATCACCTCGATGAGCTCTACATCGAAAATCAAGGTAGCAAAGGGAGGAATCATTGCACCTGCACCACCCTCGCCATAAGCCAGGCGGTAAGGGATGAAGAAGCGGTACTTGCCACCCTCAGACATCAGCTGCAGACCCTCGGTCCAGCCAGCGATAACCTGCTGCAGACCGAATACGGCGGGCTCGCCACGCTGTACACTGCTGTCGAACACGGTACCGTCGATGAGGAAACCCTCGTAGTGACACTTCACAGAATCCTTGGCGGTAGGCTTCTTACCGTTACCCTCCTTCAGCACCTGATACTGCAGGCCGCTGGCAGTCGTGATAACACCTTCCTTCTTGGCATTCTCAGCCAGATATTTCTCGCCCTCTTCCTTAGCAGCCTTGCCCTTCTCGGCACGCTCTGCATTCATAGCGGCTTCCTTCTTTGCAAAATATTCCTGCACAATCTGCTGGGCATCACGATGTGACACCTTCAGCTCAGCACCTGCGAGCACATCCTTGATTGACTGTGCGAAATCATCTACATTCAGATCTGTAGCACCCATCTGTGCCAGCTGCTGTCCGATGCCCAAACCCAGGGCATAACTTACTTTATCCATGCTTTTTTATTATATAATAATGTGTATTGTCAAAAATTGCGTGCAAAATTAAACATTTTCTACGACACATGTGCCAACTGTGGATAAAAATTAGTTTTATTTAAGGCTATATGCAGAAAAAAGTTCGTACCTTTGCACCCGGATTTAAATTAATATGATGAAGAAACTATTTATAGAAACTTATGGCTGTCAGATGAATGTGGCCGATTCTGAGGTAGTGGCCTCAGTAATGCAAATGGCTGGTTATGAGACTTGTGAAAGTCTGGAAGAGGCCGATGCTGTATTTTTGAATACTTGTTCGGTGCGCGATAATGCCGAACAGAAGATATACCATCGTTTGGAGGCACTGGGTGCCATCAAGCGCAAGCGTCCGTTGGTTATCGGCGTGCTGGGCTGTATGGCTGAGCGCGTGCAACAGGACCTGCTGGAGAATCATGGGGCCGACCTCGTGGCCGGACCCGATGCCTATATGACCCTGCCCGACCTGGTGGCCCAGGCCGAACTGGGACATAAGGCCATGAATATCGAACTGTCTACTTCAGAGACCTATAAGGACGTTGTGCCTCAGCGCATTGGCCTGGGTCATAAGATTGGCGGTTTCGTGAGCATCATGCGTGGCTGTAACAACTTCTGCCACTACTGC
Proteins encoded:
- a CDS encoding Lrp/AsnC family transcriptional regulator, coding for MEKIDNLDKKILSILSQNARIPFKDVAADCGVSRAAIHQRVQRLVDNNVITGSGFDVNPKSLGYRTCTYVGITLERGSMYKDVVKRLELVPEVVECHFTTGPYTMMVKLYARDNEQLMDLINGQLQEIPGVVATETLISLEQSIKREIPVHFEEIEL
- a CDS encoding TlpA disulfide reductase family protein produces the protein MKSFIITILLTLVSMTGHGEIKCHVVGTVADGVKRQTFYVAQQGTADDDDAKWTEIKVKDGHFALDIEAETTEMYEIIEDHKEGGHFALFLVENDTVRITITPDDEGARLDVVAGGPEQEKWLEMQRMSKGLFGQEAEMIESKLDSLEDNDLLDTPEGRKLVQAHDSLKARIDAWMKAYKADHPMLYGLLYLEVGMLYAYDDINEARPYLDEYHQLYEHLFPKHPAHRRIALKELGLQLQPGQPYFNDYEAATADGEKVSVGTLYRGRVTLIIMWASWCNSCRGHAKLLIPLYEKYHDAGLNVVAIAREWNMKSFRLAMKRDKYPWPSLVDYQDCFGVWEKHAKKNGSGKFLLIDRDGTILSTSFDAQELEPIIKKALNIE
- a CDS encoding TlpA family protein disulfide reductase, with translation MIKNALTTLLLALIALTGQAQAIPQDWFKADTITIKGSIEGYDAEKFGFTTMQCNYEDVFEKGQATVILDIAPDGTFEKSFVANYPSMNRFYTSKSKVEFFEIPFFVRPGETIDISVRLNEQGKYECFYKNGSSKKVERWLKSRKMMNGQCRSLSSFKGRFIDVQTVADSVWQNLMQCVSSVSQQFHYTPFEVQLAQAEAQVQFLSAMMTCADNHDMRSYKEEDGIYMPEIVDSAEWLAIREGRNYAALRHIDFDNPLLLSCEDFPRTLNHTEYSPMIHTQLFGPIKNEKGEYERPELLSTNKKVFENVCQNFRDMLNTDDRNSLMIQLCNYKHMQGLFPSWIQFDETKKDTTLRESFRQELATNCASPENMFPIYLSTFSHPFIRQKAEEFYASRMMQEGLTSTLPLDNSVADIIRKVSARYPGRILFVDFWAMWCGNCKFAINKSKQLRAEMAKRNDVKLIFIANEENPENEAYKRYVNEWLADEEIICVNNIEFRRLQELFYFNSIPHYEVFTPDCRRVHDDLISQGYSSLEHLLKRLKEKLK
- a CDS encoding helix-turn-helix domain-containing protein: MIDTDNILSVLDNYTLESADDIALKLAEDFRHRRIEKSLTREELAKKAEIAVSNLVRFEQKGLISLKNLIALAMALGYTSEIKNLFATPKYTTMEELTQIRKNTNKKKAYKKQ
- a CDS encoding type II toxin-antitoxin system HipA family toxin yields the protein MKSIDRLTVKYHNGVVGILSLTPDDKFCAFEYDKSWLADGFSISPLELPLHQGLFIAKPQPFYGNFGIFEDSLPDGYGRYLLHKALMREGINDTNLSSLDRLSLVGNGGMGALTYHPETHIQLSNGATDLDMLQQKALEVLKEQQDTDAGLLLYNSGNSGGARPKAIFHDEEGHWLVKFRHTYDPKDIGQQEFHYNEVAKHCGIKVPDFKLMNGRYFASRRFDINEDGQRIHTATAGALLCLSLANPVLDYSNLLALTGYLTQSSKEVEEMFRRMVFNYLTENKDDHCKNFSFLVIQEPTGRYVWHLAPAYDLTLCTEGYNGEHATSVNGTGDPTLADMIAVGTKIKMREERCREIFEEVEAGCGDLLLHRIKK
- a CDS encoding DUF4468 domain-containing protein — encoded protein: MKKIFCWMLTAILACGAMSAQAQVMKAADLEKYAKEKYGDKWLDAAANLAKELTLDKNESLSYQQVIEAPGKTKSQLYVALNYWATATFKDKQAITLNDKDAGCIIISSSIDGIADHTGTLNRYVVSITPVIKIDIKEGRVRVTYTVQNYDILKAEAAGWIGGILDNSSNRTDRQNVYGDGKRLKGDNTDRRLYDEQWEIAKHYPFVEKDNKKRTCSKALVMTHAYSNAIMDKVEEAIKNGIVGNEDEDW
- a CDS encoding membrane dipeptidase: MRHFDLNAILAEAHQEFPVAQRRPVIGITGNYGELTCKLGEGYYKQIVAAGGVPMIIPPVADKTVLADTLDRIDALMLSGGADINPLYCGEEPVPGLGGINSERDLPELLIARMAYNRQLPILGICRGIQTLAVALGGKVEQDIKLTTVKHSQDADRSEPTHSVSIEKDSTLYKIYSGSKSFTLHSSLFPLYVNSFHHQAVSDAGPRFRVVGRAADGVIEAIESTEFKPILGVQWHPECMGADGLPVFQWLVDEARKFKEVKRVHHHTLTLDTHCDTPMFFPQDVNFAARDPRILVDLHKMTEGRQDATIMVAYLPQQSDQWQGVKGEKRAFADDIFDKIEQIVAQNADYLALARTPQQLWDNKHAGRKSIMMGIENGLALDGDIHNIQHFKDRGIVYITLCHNGDNDICDSARGSETHGGVSAFGQEVIREMNRLGIMVDLSHAHEKSFYDALELSRTPIVCSHSSARALCDHPRNLTDDQMRALAAKGGVCQITLYHGFLKKEGEATILDAMQHLDHAIQVMGIDHVGLGTDFDGDGGICGLANSSELTNFTRQLLARRYSDADIQKIWGGNFLRVMQQVQGVER